The sequence GGATAGACTCCGAGATATCATCCTCTGTCGCTTCCGGACGTCCGAACAGAATGTTTTCCCGTACAGAACGCGAGAAGAGCACATGATCCTGCGGCACATAGCCGATCCAATCACGGACTTGATCTTTCTTCAATGATTGAAGTGCGACATCCGAGAAGACGATTTCCCCGTCACCCGCCGGATATTCACGAAGCAGCTGTTTGACGAACGTCGTTTTTCCGCTTCCCGTCTTTCCAACGATGCCAAGCGTCTGTCCCCGCTCCAACTGGAGTTCGATATGATCCAGATTGACCGCGTGCGACATCGGATACGTGAAGCTCACGTCGTTGAAGCCGACGCTTTCCGGCTGATCGACGTCAATCGGATTGTCAGGATCTTTCACATCTTCCTCATAATCAAGCGTCTCCATAACGCGGTCCAGTGATGCATTTCCGCGCTGCAACACGTTGATCAGTTCGCCGATTGCAAACATCGGCCAGACGATCATTCCTAAATAGACATTGAATGTGACCAGTTTCCCTAATGTAATTTCTCCTGTTGAAACTAAAAACGCACCATACCCGAGCCCGATCATATACGTCAATGCGGTGAGCACCTTCGTAAACGGCATGAACAGGGCATCGATCTTTTCAACATGCATATTTTTCTTGTACACGTCTTCCGTCATATCCGCGAACCGTTGCTCCGAAGCACGTTCCTGCACATAAGCGCGGACGACCCGGACACCCGCCACGGCCTCCAGCACATTATCATTCAGCTCCCCGAACGACTCCTGCGCCGTCATATACCGTTCGTGGATTTTCTTGCCGAGCACCTGCAAAATGAATGCCAAGATCGGCAACGGTATAATCGCTGCGAGCGTCAACTTCCAAGACACGACGAACCCCATTGTAATGATGAGCGTTCCTAAATACGCCGTCGAGTCGACGAGTGTCATAATTCCGAAACCGGCAGTCTCTGAAATTGCGCGAAGGTCATTCGTCGAACGCGCCATTAGATCACCTGTTTTATTCTTCTCATAAAAAGTTGGGGTCATCTTCAGGAAATGCCGCATGAGCCGCGTCCTCAATTGCCGTTCAATAACATACGCCCCGCCGAATAGCTGGTATTGCCAAACAAAGTTTCCGACATACGCGACAAGCATGATAAGGAACATTGCACCAATGAAGAGTGCAAGCAGATGCGTTGTCATCGTCCTTGTATAAATGGTGTCAATCGCCTGCCCGATCAGCCAGGGCGGCAAGATGACAAGCACGTTCGCCACCATCAAGAGGATGAGTGCAATCGTGTACCTTTTGCGGTTTTCCTTGAAAAACCACTTTAATTTAAATAAAACCGAGAACATATTTTCAACCTTCTTCCTTCAATTCTCTTAACTATCCACTTTCAAGAGATTCCTTCTTTAATAGTTTCCGTTGCTGATTGACAATTTTCATGATCAGCACTCCTTTCTCATAGTTTTTTTATGGTTGCACGTTGGTAAACGTGGAAACACCGGGAATTCATTCCAAAGACAAAAAAGGCACACGCCTCCTAAGATAAGCGTGTGCTCAAAAAAAAGGGACGACTAAGTCATGCCGCCCCGGTACATTTCATAGAATAGTAAAAGAGCAGGTCAGCACGGAATTCATATTTTGTTGTTTGATAAAAAGAACTCTTTGCATTTTCCGCACCTTCCCAACTATTTTGATTTTCGAATAATTCAACAGTACCATTGACAATTTCCATTTGTCAATACCTTTCAACACAAATGAACTATATACCACTCAACGAAACAAATGATGTGGTCTACTACCGGTTGTATATGATATAAAGCAAAGTATATCATCAGAACCCCACGGCAAAGTATATATAGAGAAACGGGCGTGCCAGGAGATATTTTCCTGGCATTTTTTATTGTATGCACATAATGCCTGCCGTATGTATCACCCAACCAAAAGATGGGATAGCGCCCCCAATACAGCAGTAATCAATACAACGAGCCAAGGAGCCATTTTGTAATACAGTAAAAGACCGAAAGCAATGATTGCGATTCCAAAATCCATGGCAGAACCAATTGAACTTGTAAACACAGGGTCATACAACGCCGCGAGCAAGATTCCGACAACTGCCGCATTCACTCCTTTCAAAGCCGCTTGAATACCTGGCTTCGAGCGAATGGCGGACCAAAATGGCAATGTGCCGATGACTAGCAGGAACGACGGCAGGAACATGGCGAGTACAGCAACCGCAGCTCCCGACGGTCCATTCATCAGTTGCCCCAAATAACCGGCCAATGTAAAGAGTGGTCCCGGTACAGCTTGTGCCGCCCCGTATCCCGCGATGAACGTCTCAGCGTCCATCCATCCAGCCGGTACGACTTCCCGTTCAAGCATCGGCAATACGACATGCCCTCCGCCGAAAACGATTGAACCGACCCGGTAGAAAATGTCGAAGATTGAGAGGAACGTATTTTCAATGAAAGACCTGATTGCCGGAACGCCTATTAGCAGTAGGAAAAAAATCGTCCATGCCGCCACTCCGGTCTTCTTGCCGAATGAAAGAGTGATCGATTCGGGCTTCGGTGCCTGTTCCTTCCGATATAGTGCATAACCGATGAATCCTGCCCCGATGATGATCGCGATTTGACCAACTGCCGTCGGAATCAGTAATGTCAGGACTGCCGCAACGAGGGCAAGGGTTATTCTCGCCCGATCGGGTGTCAATGACTTGCTCATCCCGACCAATGCATGTGCAACGACAGCGACTGCGACAATCTTCAATCCTTTTATCCAACCGATATCAAATGAAGCTGTCGAGGAAACTAGCCAGGCAAATGCCATTAACAGCAATACCGACGGCAATGTGAAACCGATCCAAGAAAGGATCCCTCCAAGTAGCCCCCCGCGCATCAATCCGATTGCAATCCCAACTTGTGAGCTTGCAGGACCGGGCAGGAACTGGCATAACGCCACGATATCCGCATACATTTTATCGTCCAGCCACTTCTTTTTCTTCACATATTCATCCCTGAAATAACCAATATGGGCTGCGGGACCTCCGAAAGACGTAAGCCCAAGCAGCAATGATGTGCGCAAAATTTCCAAAGCATTTTTTTGCTTCTTCACAACTACACCTCCAGACGTACTTCGTCCATTATACAAGACTTAAGCAATACTATTTGTTTTTTTCTTGTAAATAATTTATCATTATCTTAACTAACCATTTTAATTTTACAGGAGGTGTGTACTTTGTTCTACCCCTCATTCGGGTGCGGAACAAAGTAAACTTATTTGGAAATTGCCATACGATTGGCAGCATTTGCTGCCTTGATCGCACTCACCGCATTTTTTGTTGCGAGTGAATTTGCAATTGTGAAAGTACGAACAACACGGATCAACCAGCTTGTTGCGGAAGGGAATCGCCGGGCGATCACAGCAAAAAGAGTCATCAGCAATCTCGACGAATATTTATCTGCTTGTCAATTAGGCATAACGATAACAGCTTTAGGACTGGGAATGCTTGGTGAACCAACCGTAAAACTGCTTATGAAGCCGGTTTTCTCCCACTTTGAAATAGCCCCGCATGCTGGGTCTATCCTTTCTTTCATTATCGCATTTACCGTCGTAACGTTTTTACATGTGGTAGTAGGTGAATTGGCTCCTAAAACAATTGCAATCCAGCGGGCGGAAGCCATTACGCTGGCAACAGCGAAACCGCTCGTTTTATTTTATGTCATCATGTACCCAGTCATTAAAGGGATGAATGGATCAGCGCGCTCCATTATCCGTCTTTTCGGCTTCAAACCGGCTTCCGAGTCGGATGTGGCCCATTCCGAGGACGAGTTGAGGCTCATTCTGACCGACAGTCTGAAGGGCGGGGAAATCAATCAATCGGAATATAAATTCGTCAATAAGATATTTGAATTCGATGATCGAGTCGCCAAAGAGATCATGGTGCCGCGTACCGAAATGATGACGGTCGAGAAAGACATCACATTGCGGGAAATGTTTGAAATGATGGGTGTCGAGCAATTTACTAGATATCCTGTCACAGATGGCGATAAAGACCATGTCATCGGCTTGGTCAATATGAAGAATCTGCTGACGGCATTCATAAAAGATCCTACAACAGGAAATCAGCCTGTCAGTGAATATATGCAACCAATCATCCGAGTCATCGAAACGATGCCAATCGGCGACCTGTTGCTGAAAATTCAACGCGAACGAATCCATATGGCAATTCTTATGGATGAATATGGAGGGACTTCCGGACTCGTGACAATCGAAGATATTTTAGAAGAGATTGTGGGAGAAATCCAAGACGAGTTTGATATGGACGAAGTGCCTGAAGTACAAATGATCAATGAAAACCATTTTATTTTGGACGCAAAAATGTTGATTGAAAACGTTAACGACGTTCTTGACATCGATATTGATGAAGAGGATATCGACACGATCGGCGGCTGGTTCATGTCCGAAAAATTCGAGGCGGTTCCGGGTGAAAAAATCATTGAACAAGGTTATGAATTCACCGTGAAAGACGTGGAAGGACATCACATCCTCTACTTGGAAGCGGTAAAAAATGAAAAAGCGATTGGATCGGCCGACTTACAGGTCGAGTCTTAACAACATAAAAACGGCATCTCCCCTACTTTGAAAGGGGGATGCCGTCTTTTATTTCTTCAAGAATCCTTCTTATACTCCACACGATACAAATCATGGCGGCGATCCTTCAGCTGCTTCACTGTCCCATCTTGACGCTGACGCCGTAAAATCTCGAGATCGACATCTCCGATAAGGACCATTTCCAAATTGGGATTCGTTTCTCCAACGATACCATCACGTGCAAACTCGAAATCGGATGGAGAGAAGATGGCCGACTGTGCATATTGGATATCCATGTTCTCTGTTTGCGGCAAATTGCCAACCGTTCCGGAAATGACTGTGTAGATCTGATTTTCAATCGCACGGGCTTGGGCACAATACCGAACGCGCAAATATCCTTGGCGATCTTCCGTACAGAATGGAGTAAAAATAATATTTGCCCCTTTGTCCGTGGCAATTCTCGCGAGTTCCGGAAATTCGATGTCATAACAGACCTGGATGGCGATTTTTCCACAGTCCGTGTCGAATACTTGGATCTCATCTCCTTGGCTGATTCCCCACCATTTCCGTTCATTCGGCGTAATATGGATTTTGTACTGCTTCTCAATCGACCCATCCCTTCTGAAAAGATAGGCGATGTTGTAAATCTCCTCGTCTTCTTCCTCGACGAAATGAGACCCACCGATAATATTCACATTATAGCGGACCGCAAGATTCGTGAACATTTCAATATACTGCGGCGTATACTCCGTCATCTTCCGCACCGCTCTGCTCGGAGAAGGCTCATCCAGGAAGGACATTAGCTGAGTTGTGAAAATTTCCGGGAAGACGACAAAATCTGAACCTGCATCGGACGCGACGTCCACGAAATATTCACATTGATTGGCCATTTCCTCGAATGACGATATTTTCCTCATTAAATATTGAACAACGCAAATACGGACAGGGTAGCTTGTCTTGTAATGCCGTTTAGTCGTTGCTTTATAATCCACGTTATTCCATTCCATTAACGTCGCATATTTTTTGGACGCTTTGTCATCAGGCATATAATTTGGATTGATCCGCATGAGGGTGAAATCATTCAATAGTTGGAAAGTGAGAACCGGGTCATAGATTTTATGGCGTGTCACCGCCTCCACATATTCCCTTGCAGACATTTCAGCTGCATACCGATGATAATTCGGTATCCTCCCCCCGATAATGATCGATTTCAGATTCAATCGTTGGACGAGCTCTTTCCTGGCTTCGTACAGCCGCTGTCCCACTTTCATCCTCCTGTATTCCGGATGGACCATCACTTCGATGCCGTATAGATTATAACCTTCGGGATTATGGTTCGTAATATAGCCCTTTGCGGAAATATCATCCCAAGAATGGCGGTCGTCGTATTCGTCAAAATTGATGATCAAGCTCGAACAGGAACCGATAATTTTCCCGTCCAGCTCAGCGACGAATTGCCCTTCCGGAAAGATGGACAGATGGCTTTTCAGATGCTCTTCCTCCCACGGGTCCATGCCCGGGAAACAGACCTCCTGCATTTTCAATATGTTTACGATGTCATCCTCTTTCATCTCTCGGATGATCATGCTCATTTCAAATGACGATAAATCAATTTCTTCACTCATCCATAGTTCACCCTTTCTACATAATATGTACCCATAATTGACTAGGAAAAGTCATGTAGTTCCGATTATTTTACATGAATACACCCACGCCGTATAATCAAAGAGGAATCTTAGAAACAGGAGTTGACATTATGCACAAACGGTTGGAAAATGGCCTTGTTTTCATTTTCACCATTTCCCTCATTGCAACACTCGGCTCTTTATACTTTTCTATTGTTCGGGGCTATGAACCTTGCACTCTATGTTGGTATCAACGCATCCTTATGTATCCGATCGTTTTGATGTCCGGTGTCGCTTTATACCAGAAAAACGCAAAAATCGCGTTGACGACAGCTGTTTTCGCAATTGTCGGAGGTTCCATTTCGCTCTACCATTATGGAATCCAGAAACTGAGTTTTTTACAAGACAGTGCACCGGCTTGCGGAAATGTTTCCTGTACTGGCCAGTATGTGAACTATCTAGGATTCATCACAATTCCGTTCATGGCTTTGACGGCATTCGTGCTGATCCTCATCACAAGCCTCTTCTTATTGAAATGGCAAAAGGAGTCTAACTAAATTGAAGAAATTACTGATCATCGGCGGTGTCATCATCGCCATCTTTGCTTTAATTGTCGTGTTGAATACTCAATCCAACAAAGAAAAGTTAAAGGACAATCCATATGGTTCAAAGAATCTTAAAC is a genomic window of Sporosarcina luteola containing:
- a CDS encoding ABC transporter ATP-binding protein, whose amino-acid sequence is MFSVLFKLKWFFKENRKRYTIALILLMVANVLVILPPWLIGQAIDTIYTRTMTTHLLALFIGAMFLIMLVAYVGNFVWQYQLFGGAYVIERQLRTRLMRHFLKMTPTFYEKNKTGDLMARSTNDLRAISETAGFGIMTLVDSTAYLGTLIITMGFVVSWKLTLAAIIPLPILAFILQVLGKKIHERYMTAQESFGELNDNVLEAVAGVRVVRAYVQERASEQRFADMTEDVYKKNMHVEKIDALFMPFTKVLTALTYMIGLGYGAFLVSTGEITLGKLVTFNVYLGMIVWPMFAIGELINVLQRGNASLDRVMETLDYEEDVKDPDNPIDVDQPESVGFNDVSFTYPMSHAVNLDHIELQLERGQTLGIVGKTGSGKTTFVKQLLREYPAGDGEIVFSDVALQSLKKDQVRDWIGYVPQDHVLFSRSVRENILFGRPEATEDDISESIRLSHFEKDLEMLPAGLDTLVGEKGVALSGGQKQRISIARALVKNPEILILDDSLSAVDAKTEAKIIENIQSERSGKTTIITTHRLSAIQHADWIIVLDDGRVIEEGRHEDLLANNGWYKEQFDRQQIGEVEV
- the chrA gene encoding chromate efflux transporter is translated as MKKQKNALEILRTSLLLGLTSFGGPAAHIGYFRDEYVKKKKWLDDKMYADIVALCQFLPGPASSQVGIAIGLMRGGLLGGILSWIGFTLPSVLLLMAFAWLVSSTASFDIGWIKGLKIVAVAVVAHALVGMSKSLTPDRARITLALVAAVLTLLIPTAVGQIAIIIGAGFIGYALYRKEQAPKPESITLSFGKKTGVAAWTIFFLLLIGVPAIRSFIENTFLSIFDIFYRVGSIVFGGGHVVLPMLEREVVPAGWMDAETFIAGYGAAQAVPGPLFTLAGYLGQLMNGPSGAAVAVLAMFLPSFLLVIGTLPFWSAIRSKPGIQAALKGVNAAVVGILLAALYDPVFTSSIGSAMDFGIAIIAFGLLLYYKMAPWLVVLITAVLGALSHLLVG
- a CDS encoding hemolysin family protein; the encoded protein is MEIAIRLAAFAALIALTAFFVASEFAIVKVRTTRINQLVAEGNRRAITAKRVISNLDEYLSACQLGITITALGLGMLGEPTVKLLMKPVFSHFEIAPHAGSILSFIIAFTVVTFLHVVVGELAPKTIAIQRAEAITLATAKPLVLFYVIMYPVIKGMNGSARSIIRLFGFKPASESDVAHSEDELRLILTDSLKGGEINQSEYKFVNKIFEFDDRVAKEIMVPRTEMMTVEKDITLREMFEMMGVEQFTRYPVTDGDKDHVIGLVNMKNLLTAFIKDPTTGNQPVSEYMQPIIRVIETMPIGDLLLKIQRERIHMAILMDEYGGTSGLVTIEDILEEIVGEIQDEFDMDEVPEVQMINENHFILDAKMLIENVNDVLDIDIDEEDIDTIGGWFMSEKFEAVPGEKIIEQGYEFTVKDVEGHHILYLEAVKNEKAIGSADLQVES
- a CDS encoding carbon-nitrogen hydrolase family protein, which encodes MSEEIDLSSFEMSMIIREMKEDDIVNILKMQEVCFPGMDPWEEEHLKSHLSIFPEGQFVAELDGKIIGSCSSLIINFDEYDDRHSWDDISAKGYITNHNPEGYNLYGIEVMVHPEYRRMKVGQRLYEARKELVQRLNLKSIIIGGRIPNYHRYAAEMSAREYVEAVTRHKIYDPVLTFQLLNDFTLMRINPNYMPDDKASKKYATLMEWNNVDYKATTKRHYKTSYPVRICVVQYLMRKISSFEEMANQCEYFVDVASDAGSDFVVFPEIFTTQLMSFLDEPSPSRAVRKMTEYTPQYIEMFTNLAVRYNVNIIGGSHFVEEEDEEIYNIAYLFRRDGSIEKQYKIHITPNERKWWGISQGDEIQVFDTDCGKIAIQVCYDIEFPELARIATDKGANIIFTPFCTEDRQGYLRVRYCAQARAIENQIYTVISGTVGNLPQTENMDIQYAQSAIFSPSDFEFARDGIVGETNPNLEMVLIGDVDLEILRRQRQDGTVKQLKDRRHDLYRVEYKKDS
- a CDS encoding disulfide oxidoreductase yields the protein MHKRLENGLVFIFTISLIATLGSLYFSIVRGYEPCTLCWYQRILMYPIVLMSGVALYQKNAKIALTTAVFAIVGGSISLYHYGIQKLSFLQDSAPACGNVSCTGQYVNYLGFITIPFMALTAFVLILITSLFLLKWQKESN